A window of Panicum virgatum strain AP13 chromosome 8K, P.virgatum_v5, whole genome shotgun sequence contains these coding sequences:
- the LOC120646246 gene encoding PHD finger-like domain-containing protein 5A, giving the protein MARHQADLVRCARLPGVAVGRVCAAHDGRCVACDSMVRPCAVARVCDGCGYGSGSGSERCVVCGVREGGGAVADAHYCVACVRLEKDRDGCPAVVNVGTAMADSFYHRKKHGFNNNPRGGSG; this is encoded by the coding sequence ATGGCGAGGCACCAGGCCGACCTCGTGAGGTGCGCGCGGCTGCCGGGCGTCGCCGTGGGCCGCGTCTGCGCGGCGCACGACGGCCGCTGCGTGGCCTGCGACTCCATGGTGCGGCCCTGCGCGGTGGCCCGCGTCTGCGACGGCTGCGGCTACGGCAGCGGGTCCGGGAGCGAGAGGTGCGTGGTGTGCGGCGtccgggaaggaggaggagcggtgGCGGACGCGCACTACTGCGTGGCGTGCGTGCGGCTGGAGAAGGACCGCGACGGCTGCCCTGCCGTCGTCAACGTCGGGACGGCCATGGCCGACTCGTTCTACCACAGGAAGAAACATGGATTCAATAATAATCCCAGGGGAGGGTCCGGTTGA